The Ooceraea biroi isolate clonal line C1 chromosome 3, Obir_v5.4, whole genome shotgun sequence genome contains the following window.
tttttgtaaaaaaaactagattttatattttatgaattactctctaaatttcgtgtagtgaaatctcactcttttggaatgagatatcacttcaagcaataatgatttcaaaagaaaagaagaagaaaagagtactggatcggttttccggatggttatttataaggtgataacgcaaatgtttcttgcgtgaacgtcacgcctggcctagccatctatcggtcgcttggtgaatcagaggcgggaatctcacacacacacttatgttgatttttgtctcttgttccataatcgagtacattgaaacgtatgatgtaaaaataattaatactcgcaaattaagtagaaattactatttttttctatattaattatataattttgaatcaatttaataaaacacatttttcgtttctgtggaaacgtgaaaaatacgtttttaaagttaggtctaaaaacggtttctatttaaaccgtttcttaaatggtactttatgtttcttagacattagatacgtctaagaaacatatattagactaacatgtgctgcctggggactaaccgacgttccgtggatcattaatggacggttcatggagcatcgatggacgtctattagacatccgtggatcattaatggaagtttcatggagcctcgatagacgactaaccgacgatccgtggatcatttatggacggttcatggagcatcggtggacgtctattagacgttccgtggatcattaatggaaacTTCATGGAACCGCGATGCCACGAAACGTCGGTTAGTCGTCCATCGAGGCTCTATAAACCTTCCATTAATGGTCCATGGGACGTACATTAATCGTCCACCGAGGTTCCGTGAATCTtctattaatgatccacggtacgtctaatagacgtctttaaagacgtctaaaggcaggagcacagacttttgcataagcgcataaaaagatgcataagaaatttgattggtctataagcatgtgcataaggaaatggaccaatcaaattccttatgcagctgtttatgcgcttatgcaaaagtttgtgCTCCTGCCTTAATGCAGATCCACTGGACGTGCAAGgcggaactatggatttctagtAGCCGTCTAATGGATGTCTAGTGGATCTCTACTGGATGTTCCGAATCTCCATGACATACGTCTAATGGACGTCCATTACAGATTTTCGGTGGATGTaaatttacgtaaaaataacttcaattatatacatatattattaataattaaaaataaattctataatattgtgaatttctaaatgttaaacaaaattagctgaaaaattgtaattaataatgaaacttaaatattagtttattggaaatactctatatgtttaataaatctattatacatCCATAATGGATGTCTAATGGACATCTGCAATGGATTTGTAGAGGACATCTATTATGGAGATAGGATGGACTTCTAATGGACGTCTATCTGACTTCCACTATGGAGATATATATCCCATGGAGCTATGGAGGTATCATGGATCtctaatagacgtccatcTGACGTCTATCGTGGAGATAGATGTCCCATGGAGCTATGGAGGTTTCATGGACATCCACTGGATGCTAATTTCTATGTGGGCATATATTGCAATATGATTCGACAATGTCGAATTTTCTGtttaaaagaaggaagaaacgaagaagatacttattttcttttatttatgtctttaaattaatttaaatcattaaatctttaaataattaaatttgtttaccTAAAAAAATCGTGATTGACATTACCGACAAGTCGGGAAGATAAAAATGCTTCGAAACAGCTTTCAGTTCCTGCTGTCGATAATACTAGTCACGACTTTTAGCTCTATCTGAATGATGGCGCTTTCGGATCAACGAGGTTATGTGCGTAGAGCGCTACTGTATTCTCGGCCGTATTATTTGTGCACGAAAAGAATCAATAATATAACCTACAAAACAGACCTCAATCGCACGAGGATGCCCAGAGCGAAGAAAAAGTCGAAAACAGAGAGGGCCGGGATTGACAATGCGTGGTCGTTAAAAATCCCAGAGTTCAAGGAACAGGATAACCCGCACCGTCTGCTGGAGGAAAGCTCGTTTGCCAGCATGTTTCCCAAGTATCGGGAGCAGTACTTGAAGGAACATTGGCCATTGGTGCAGAAGGCGTTGGTCGAGCACCACCTGAAAGCCGAGCTGGATCTTCTCGAGGGTAGCATGACAGTGAAAACCACGAGGAAGACCTGGGATCCGTACATCATCGTCAAGGCACGTGACATGATCAAGCTCATGGCTCGCTCAGTTCCCTTCGAACAGGCGATGCGAGTTCTTCAGGACGACGTTGGCGCGGATGTTGTGAAGATCTCGTCACTCGTCAGGAACAAGGAGAAGTTCATCAAGAGGAGGCAACGGCTTATTGGACCAAATGGATGTAACTTAAAATCCCTTGAGCTGCTCACTAACTGCTACATCGTGGTCCAGGGCCAAACTGTATCGGCATTGGGTCCATACAGGGGTCTGCAGCAAGTGAGAAAGATAGTAGAGGATACCATGAACAATATTCACCCAGTTTATAGCCTCAAGGCGTTGATGATCAAAAGAGAGCTCGCCAAAAATCCGAATCTGAAGAACGAGGATTGGGAGCGATATCTTCCCAAGTATAACAGTAAGAACACAAGTAAGCGCAAAGagccgaagaagaagaaggagaagaaaccATACACGCCATTCCCGCCGCCTCAGCAGGAGAGTAAGCTCGACAAGGAGATGGCGTCTGGTGAATACTTCTTGAAAGAGGAACAGAAGAGagcgaagaggaagaaggaacAAGAGGCCAGGCACGAAGAGGCGACCAAGAGAAGGCAGGAGCGCAGGGCACAGGCGTTTGTGCCACCTGAAGAGAAACCTGTTGAAAGTAAAGTTACGGACAGTGATATGGACATTgaggaaataaagaaaaaaattcagaaaggaCTGAAGAAACGTAAAACAGAGTGACGACGTCAAAGTGCAACATAAGATGgacatttcttataaatataattattcatgttAATAAGTACATACCATGAATGATATGTAAAGTGTTGTGCGAAAGAATGACTcctgttaataaatttacggGAATAGTccgttattttattagaaaaactttttataattaccgTGGTATTGCATtcttaacatatatatttatataattattttacatttgcaaaatataGAGCAGAGAAAATTTTAGTATTTACCATCTTGAAGACAAATATACTTAGAATTTGtcgtatgtatatttttctctcttcttctccccCCGTGACATAttctgttattaaattttacggAGTAAAATTTCGCCGGATATCTCTTATAaaacatcaataaaataaaataaaattttacacgtGTCTTCGGAATAAAGATATAACGTTTCTAATATTGATCATACCCCTCGTTTAACTTCCGTTTTCAATTCTGCTTTCTCGGCcgcgatattttatgtatatagtCAAAGTATATAAAGTCTTCAATATGCTAGTACCTTGCTCGATTCCATGCAATCGCCATTTCAAATCTCGTCgcgaaaattattgtaatttgaaaGTAGCGGGTGCTGAACTGCCGCTggattatttttcgatatatcCAAAATCGCTTTTATCAGACAAAATATTATCTAACGcatcgtttatttatttattatgtatgaCAAGGGTGTAAATGCTCGTTTAATGTACAGCGCTCTTAATTCTATACGTTCGCACCGCAATTCCGTTCCTTAAGtacaaattttcatattactgGACACACGAATATTAACATTGACTGGTTATCCGCTATCTTAAAGTTAAGATTGAATCTCCCTATTATCTTACAGGTTTATCGCTCTCGGAAGTATAATGTCTCGTTAGCTTACGTCTACACTTATATCGTGGGTATATTTACATACAGATACACGAACAGGATTGGTGTGCGACGAATTCCGTTTGCGGAAAATGCACGGAAGCGACGAATAAGTGTTCACGTTGATAGTAAAATACACTgctcgatattattattaggacGGGAGGGAAATAATCAGCGGAATATgcgtaattatatttacaatgcGACGGTTCCCGGAAATCGCGTAAAGTTCCAGAATTTGCACGTGCACGCTATCCTTTGCGCGTGTACACACACGTATTCAGTAATCCCATGTCTCTTCCATTTATCCATGGCTCTCGTTATTAATCCGAAGTGAATCTCTTAACGAGAACGTTACTAAACAGATTATTATGGGATGTAAGTGgcaatatttttgtttcataagCTAATATCAAAAGGACTGCAGAACCTTCATGTCAGCCGTAATAATAGCCAAGCCGTCTGATGTTAAAAGTCCAGTTTACTCTGTTACTTAAGCCTCGTATTATTCCTCCGTTGAGTGAAGTTTGCTCGGAATTATCTGAAATACAAAGTTCTGCGTAGTACACTTTTGAAACTTGCTACGGCAAAATCCTTTAATTCCAATGTTAACTAACTCCGTAATTACAGCTCGCTTTTAATCTCGAGCTACGGGAAAGTCGATTCCATCCTTCAGAATCCTTCAAAGGATCTGTTATCGAAAGGAAGCGCGATAGCGATACGTTAGGGATGCCCCTAATGAGGTGTACATTATCAACGTATATATCGTCGTCAGCCGGTATCCTGATTAAAAGAAAACGGTTTAAGGATGGCGCGTCTTCTTGATAAACAGTAAAAATTTCCGATCTCCTCAACAACATTTTGATTTTCAAAAGCAGTTCGTGAGTATTTAATGCTATATATGCAAAGCAATCGCGTTCGTTTAATTAGGACACGGCCGAACTAATCTCGATTGCGCGATATATATCTACATTAAAGTGTTATTGACCtacgtataataatatcaatatcaaaagAACTTTCCTAAGAGACGCTAACGTAGCTACTAGCGTGGATGTAACATGCTCGTGTATCGTACAAAAAACTTTATAcgatattcttattattcatCTCACTTCGGTATTTGTAGTCCCAGCGTGAAGCAACGGCAGTAAGATATTATCGTCGGAAAGTATAAGTGTACAAAAGATCGCGTCTGCTAACATgtattgctatatatatatatgtatatattagtCGCGCCAACTTTCATTTTGATTCACTTAACACGTTGTAGGCGAGTATTATTATAGATTCGTGCAGCGCTGCATTCGATTTTTAGATTCAATTCGATCCTTGGAATTTCTTTCGCGTTTGCGTTGTTTATTTAACTCTTATTAGGAGATCGAACTTCTTCGTTAGCCGTAATATTGTTAACGTTATCGTTACAAGAAAGAATGAGGAGAAATGAAATATCTGAAGaatcaaaattttgtttcagaAAATTAGGAAATTAACGGTACGAATAAAAAGAACGAATTTCCTCGAACTCGTCTACTTTTGTAAAATCCTACAATATGTTAAGCATGCTCGTACACCCCGATTAGCCCGCGCTTTTTGTTTTCTATTCACACAACCAAGCAAATATACAAttgattacaaaaataaagctCTCCTGCGAGTCATAGCGCATGCTTTTTAATggaaaagcattttatttattcgccgCAATGTTTTTGTTTGATTGAGGAAAATGATATCGGCGGATTAGAGATGCGTTGTACGTACACATTAGGATCAGATGAAGATAAATTGTAGAGATCTGGTCGTCTGATTTTGAGTCTGGCGAATATAGTAATACTAGCCGCTGAGAAGAAGCTTCTTGCATTTTATACTCTCACTTCAAATCAAGATCAACGCAGATCCCGTCGTAAATCTCCGAATATAGTTTGCGTACAATGACAAACTGTATTTCAAAACGTCTAAAGAGAGTATGGAAGAGTTTTACTGTAcactatataaaaaaaatttaacaattaaaatattccaatCCACATATAACATGAAACAATAATAACTTTATTGTAATCGATACTTCGTATCATTTCTTCGCTTGTGTAATTTGCAGAAGTTTCTTCGGGAATTATCTAGTTAAAAGCATAGTCTCAAAACGTTTGTAATAAAACTATCGGTTATTCAAAACCGATAATTAGTAATGCCAGGTGCAAAAGCCTGGCT
Protein-coding sequences here:
- the LOC105277500 gene encoding KRR1 small subunit processome component homolog → MPRAKKKSKTERAGIDNAWSLKIPEFKEQDNPHRLLEESSFASMFPKYREQYLKEHWPLVQKALVEHHLKAELDLLEGSMTVKTTRKTWDPYIIVKARDMIKLMARSVPFEQAMRVLQDDVGADVVKISSLVRNKEKFIKRRQRLIGPNGCNLKSLELLTNCYIVVQGQTVSALGPYRGLQQVRKIVEDTMNNIHPVYSLKALMIKRELAKNPNLKNEDWERYLPKYNSKNTSKRKEPKKKKEKKPYTPFPPPQQESKLDKEMASGEYFLKEEQKRAKRKKEQEARHEEATKRRQERRAQAFVPPEEKPVESKVTDSDMDIEEIKKKIQKGLKKRKTE